Within the Corallococcus exiguus genome, the region CCCTGCTCCCGCAGACCGCTGTCCCCGAGGGCGGACAAACGGTCGGGCAGGGCGAGCACCTGGGTCTCCACGCCGAGCCCTCGGGCTGTCTCTACGAGAGGCCCGTCCGTGCCCGCGATGAGGTGCAGCGACAGGCCAGGCTCCAGCGTGCGCAGGCACGCGAGGAGATCCACGAGCGCGCGCTCGGCACCGCCCAGGATTCCCACGGGATTGAGGAACAGGATCCGCACGCGGACGCGACCGAATCAGACCCGCCCGGGGCGGTCAAGGCGATGCAGATACGCGTCCAACACGGTGCGCGCATGGGCGCTCCACGTGAAGCGTGCGGCCCGTGCATGCCGCGTCTCCGCGGATGGCGCGGGCACGCGACCCGTGAGCAGGGCGTCTACCGTCTCCGACCATGCGGCCACGTCGCCCACCGGGCAGTACGTGCAGGCGTCGGCGCCCACTTCGCGCAGCACCGGCAGGTCGCTGGCCACCACGGGGACACCACATGCCAGCGCTTCGATGACGGGCAGGCCGAAGCCCTCCGCGTCGCTGGGCACCAGCACAGCGCGGGCACGCCGGTACAGGCCCGCGAGCGTGGCCCGCTCCTGCCGGGGAGGTTGCAGCAGCGCGTCCTTCAAGCCGAGCCGCGCCACCTGTGCCTGTTGGGTCGCGTCCAGTTCGCCGCCCTGCTGCACCAGCATGAGGTCCGGATGCCGGGCGCGCAGCGCGGCGAAGACGTCGAAGAGCACGTCCAGCCGCTTGCGACGGATGGCACTGCCCACGTGCAGCAGGTACGGCCGGCCCTTCAGCGGTGCGAGCACGGCTTCGCTGGCGTCTCCGGGAACGGGGTCGAGCCGGTACTCCGGCGAGACTCCGTAGGGCGCCCACACCAATCGCTCGGGAGGCACCACGCCGTGCGCGAGCAGTTCGTCGCGGACCTGCTGAGTGCTGTGGAAGACGATGGCCGCGCGCTCCAGGCCCTTGAGCGTGGCTCTCGCCATCAGGCGGAACCACGTGGGGCGTGGTTCGCGGTGGGGCTCCAGGACGGAACGGAAGGCATCCAGGTCATGGCAGAAGACGCCGGTGCGCTCCGCGGGCAGCGCGTGAATGAGCTGCGCGTAGGTGTGGTCCACGACGTGGAACGCATCGTGGCCGACTCGCTCACGCAGCAATCGCGCGGGATAGAGGCCGAAGCGGGTGAGCAGACGGTCCGCGTTGAAGGCGGCCTTGCGGCTGCCCACGCGGGGTAGGGCGCGCACGGCGTGGGGAATGGATGGACGCACGGGAGTGACGCCGACCTCGGCGGGAAACGCAGCCAGTCCCTCGACGAGCGCTTCGCCCACCAGGTCCATGCTGGGCCAGCCCTCCTCGCGCGGATCCATCAGGACCTTCAACTTCAAGGTGCTCACGCGGTGACTCCGCGGCGCAGCAGGTGCGCCACCGTGTGCTCCAGCGCGAAGTGCTCACGGTACACGCGCGCCGCGCGCTCACCCAGGGTCCGGCGCTCTTCCTCGTGCTCCAACAGGTGCTCCGCGAGCGCAAGCAGCGCGGTGGGTGAAGCATCATCCGCGAGCGCCACTGGCCGCAGTTCGCGCCACAGCGTTTCGCTCAGGTGCCCGGTGTTGGTGACGATGGGCAGGCCCAGTCCCAATCCGCCCATCGCGCTGCTTCGCCGGGCGCTGACGCCGTCGGGATACGGCTGCACCAGCAGCTCCGCCGCGCGCAGGTGCACGGCCACGGCCTCTGGTGCCAGTCCGTCCCTCGCATGAAGTCTGCGGGCCAGCGCGGGATGCTTCCGTCCCAGGGCCTCACACCAGCCCTGACTGCCCCGGCCCAGCAGTAGTGCTTGCCGCCGTTCATCCCGCTGCAACAACGGCACGAGCACGGCCTCCAGCGGTCCCGCGATGGCCCCGCCATACGTCCCGAAATGCGCCACCGTGGGGCCGCCAAGCGCATCCCGCACCGCGCACACTTCGTCCCCTGGCACGTCCAGGGGCAGGGGACTGGGAATGGGACACCACCGGGCCTGGGACCGCAGTGGCTCCGGCAGGTGCTCCGCCCAGGTGGGGATGGACACGTAGGCGCGCTCCACGCCAAGCGCCAGCGTGCGCAGCATCACCCGGGTGACTCCCGCGAGCACCTGGTGCTTCCAAGGCGCGCCCGGACTCCACGGGTACACTGCCTCATGGAGGAACAGCTCGCGTTCGTCCCGCCGCCTCGCCGCGAACCAGGCGCAGAACGGCACGTTCATCGCCTTCAATCCGAATGCGTGCGGCACGTACTGGAGGAACAGCCTCCGGGGACCTGGCATCGCATCCAGCTCGCGCGTCAGGCGCACCAGACCCGGCGGCGTGAAGAGGCCGGGCCACCGGTGCACGGTCACGCCCTGATCATCCGTGAGCCCGTCGGCCCCAGGCGTCCAGACGTGCACCGTCTCCCCTGCCTTCAAGAGCGCGTGGGCGATGCTCCGCGAATGGTCGGAGACGCCACCGGGGGCCGGCGGATACTCCCCCGTCAACAGATGCCACGCGCGGCTCACGGAGGCGCCCGCCTCGCGCGCAGGTGCTGGACCAGGGCGCGCAGCTCTCCCAGCAACGACAGGCCTCGCCGCGTGGCCTCACGCGCGAGCACCAGCGCGGTCAACAGCCCCGCCGCCACCAGCGCCTGTACCAGCAGCCCATCCTGTCCCATCGCGAGCCGCGAACAGCCCACCGCGAGCGCGAGCAGCGCGCCCACCGTGAGGAACGGCTCCATGACCTCGAACTCGAGCCGCGACAGGTGCGGGTTTCGGCGGGACACCAGCCTCGCCGTGAACCACAGCTCCGTGAGCGTCACGGCCGTCGCGCTCACGCCGACGCCCACGATGCCCCAGTGCATCACCGCCAGCACTCCCAGGCCGAAGCGCAGCAGGCTCCCGGTAATGGCCACGTACATCCGCTCCCGTGCGTGACCGCTGGCGTTCTGCTGCGAGGCCAGCAGGCCCTGCACCGCCAGCATCGATGCCTCGATGGTGAACCACTGCACCAGCGTGGACGCGAGGCTCCAGCGCTCACCGAAGACCACCGGGATGAAGGGCGGCAGCGCGATGACGCCGAACGGGATGGCCAGACACAGGACCGCGCTCACTCGCCGGATGGACGTGCGCAGGTAGTCCGCCAGCGCGGCCGAGTCCTCCTGCATGCGGCTGTACGCCGGATATGCGACGCGGGTGAGGACGCTACTCACCGCCAGCGGCACGGAGGCCAGCGCGGTCGCCCAGTTCACCAGGCCCACCCCGTCCTTGCCCTCCATGCGCCCCACCACGAGCGGAATCCATCCCTGGAGCGCCGCGGGGATGATGCCCGTGAGCTGGAACCAGATGCCGAAGGACAAGAGCCGCTTGACGATGTCCCAGCGGAACGTGCCCTGGGGCTTCCAGCCCGCCGCCGCCCAGAACAGCACCATGCCCACCGCGCCCCGCACCAGCCCGCCGCCAATGAGCGACCACGCCCCGAAGTGCATCGAGGCCAGCAGGATGCTGCCCGCCGTCTGCGCCACGCTCTCGATGAGCTCGATGCGCGCGAGCGTCGGGAAGCGCAGCTGCCGCTCCAGCATCATGACGGGGATGACGCGCAGCGAGTGGAAGAACAGGCCGATCGCCATCGTGCCCACCATGGCCGCGCCCGAAGGCCCCAACTCGTAGGTGCTCGACAGCCACGGCGCGAGCAGCACGATGGCGCCCACGATGAAGACGGTGAACGCCTGGTGGCTCCAGAAGGCGGAGGTGATTTCGTCCTGCGTGGGTTCGTGCTGCTGGCGCACCAGCGAGGCGCTGAGCCCCAGGTCCCCCAGGAACGCGCCCATCGCGGAGGTGAAGGCGACGATGGCGAACACGCCATAGTCCCCGGGGAACAGCAGATGCGACAGGGTGAGCGAGCTCACCACGCGCAGCCCCAGCGAGCCGACCGTCCGCAGGAGCAGTGCGATGATGGAGCGCTGCGCGCGGACCTTCACGTCCGACACGCCCAGGGGCGGAGCGTCAGCGGCGTCCGGCGCGGGAGGGGAACGGCTGCTCATGGGGGAAACGGGGCGCTCCACGAAAGGAACTCCGACGGAGCCTATATGCGCCCCCGCCTCCGGCGAACAGGGGCACGAGGAGGCAGGGCGTCCCCGTGCCCCGGAAGGAGGGCCCGCATGCAGCCCCGTGGGGCGGGCGGGCGGACACGGGCGTGCCCGGCACGGCGGCCCTGGCCGCGACCGCGCTGCGCAGATTGTGCCGCGAGCGGCCGCCGGTGCCGCGAGTCACGGGGGCATCACATGGCCGACGCGTCAGCGAAGAACGGGCACCGCGCGGGGAACGGAGCGCGCAACGGCAAGGGCCGCGTCTGGGGAGGCATCGACCTGGGCGGCACGAAAATCGAGGCCGTCATCGTGGATGCGCGCGGCGACGTGCTGGGCCGGGCCCGCCACGTGACCCCCGCGACGGGCGGCCCGGGCGAGGTGGTGAAGGAGCTCTACGGCACGCTGGGCGAGGCCGCGCATGCCGTGGGCATCGAGCCCGCGAAGCTCGTGGGCGTGGGTGTGGGCGTGCCGGGCTCGGTGGATGCGAACAACGGCACGCTCTCGCACACGGCCAACGTCGCGGGCGGCTGGGATGCGCCCTATCCGCTGGCGTCGGACCTGGGCGACCTGGTGGGCGGCGGCAAGGTGATGCTGGGCAACGACGTCCAGGTGGCGGTCGCGGCCGAGTACAAGCTGGGCGCGGGCCGCGGCCACCGCTCCGTGCTGGGCGTGTGGTGGGGCACGGGCGTGGGCGGGGGCCTGGTGCTCAACGGCGTGCCGTGGCGCGGGCAGGGCTCCGCCGGCGAGATTGGCCACATGGTGGTGAAGCCCAACGGCGCGCGCTGTGGCTGCGGCCGGCGTGGCTGCCTGGAGGCCTACGCGGGGCGCGCGTGCATGGAGAGCAAGGCGCGCTCGGCGGCGAGGAAGGGGGAAAAAACCATCCTCTTCGACATCATGCGCGACAAGAATCGCACGCGCCTGTCCAGCAGCGTCTGGGCGAGCGCGCTGAAGCAGAAGGATCCGCTGGCGACGCGGCTCATCGAGCGGGCCATCGACATGCTGGGCGTGGCCATCGCCTCCGTCATCAACCTGCTGGACCTGGAGGCCGTCGTCATCGGAGGCGGGCTGGGGTCCCGGCTGGGCCCCATGTACATGGGCCACATCCAGGACGCCATGCACCCGCACCTGTTCATCACGGAGCGCAAGCCCGTGATGCGCATCGCCGAACTGGGGGACCTGTCCGGCGCCATCGGCGCGGCGCTGCTCGCGGGCCCGCGGATGTGAGGACTCACCTGGCCCGACATCGCCACCCGTCCTCTCCCGATGCGTTTGACGCAGAAGTCCCGCGAATCAGGGCTGACAGTAGGTAGGCAGGCGAGTCGTGACGCACCTGCGACGTCAGGACGTTGACGCGCTGCTTCGGTGACCGTCACGATGCGGGTGGACGCTCCTCTCGCATGGTCACCTTCTTCGTCGCCTTCCTCGTGTCGCTCCTCGTGGCGCTGGTGCTCACGTGGCGCGTGCGTGAGCGTGCGCTGGCGTGGGGCTGGTTGGATCAGGCGAACTCCAGCCGCAAGGTGCACGTGCGGCCCGTCCCCCGGCTGGGCGGCATTGGCATCGTGGGGGGCTTCTTCGCGCCGCTGTGCGCGCTGTTCATCGTGGACTCGGGCGTGGGGGACCAGTTCCTCGCGCAGACGTCGCTCATCGTCGGCCTCTTCGTGGGCGGCGCCATCATCGCGGCGCTGGGCTTCTACGACGACCTCAAGGGCGCGGGCGCGAAGCTGAAGTTCTCCGTGCAGTTCGCGGTGGCGCTGGGCCTGTACGCGTTGGGCTTCCGCATCGAGGTGCTGGCCAACCCCTTTGGCGCGGAGCTGACGCTGGGGCTCTTGAGCCTGCCGCTGACGGTGCTGTGGGTGGTGGGCGTCATCAACGCGCTCAACCTCATCGACGGGTTGGACGGGCTGGCGGGCGGCGTCGCGTTCTTCGGCGTGGGCACCCACTTCCTGCTCGCGCTGGTGCGCGGGGACGTGCTGCTGTGCCTGCTGATGGTGGCGCTCGCGGGCGCCATCCTCGGGTTCCTGGTGTTCAACTTCAACCCGGCCTCCATCTTCATGGGGGACACGGGCAGCATGTTCCTGGGCTTCGTGCTCGCGGCCGTGTCCATCAAGACGTCGTCGAAGAGCGGCACCGCGGTGGCGCTGCTCGTGCCGGTGATGGCGCTGGGCCTGCCCATCATGGACACGCTGCTGGCCATGGTGCGCCGCTCGCTGCTGGGCAGACCCATGTTCAGCGCGGACAAGGAGCACATCCACCACCGGCTGATGAGCCGCCTGCTGTTGTCCCACCGCACCACCGTGCTGGTGCTCTACGCGCTGTGCACGCTGTTCATGCTCACCGCGCTGGGGCTCAGCTTCGCCAACAGCATCCAGAGCGCGCTGCTGCTCAGCGGCATCGGCGTGGTCATCATGGTGCTGATGCGCAAGCTGGGTTACCTGGACGTGCGCCACATGGACGCCGTCCAGCAGACGCGCCAGCGCAACCTGGAGCTGCGCTCGCTGGTGCGCTCCGTCACCGCCGCGGTGCGCGCGGCCGGTTCGTTCCAGGCGGTGTGGAACGCCGTCCGTCCGCTGTCCCAGGGGCTGAGCCTGTCCTCGCTGGAGCTGCGCCTGCGCCGCCCGCACGAGGGCGTGAACGCGGGCGTCGTCTTTGAGTCCCAGCACCCGGACGCTGGCGCCGAGGCCGCGCTGGAGGTCCGCCTGGACGTGAAGGAGGAGGAGTCCCTGCTCGGCGCGCTGCGCCTGGTCTGGCGCGATGGCCGGGCCGCCATCGACCGGGACGAGGAGCTGGCGCTGGAGGTGGTCGCGGACGCGGTGGCCGAACGCGTGGGGCAGCTGGTGGCGCTGGAGGCCGCGGAGCCCGAGCGCATCATCGCGCTGCGGCGGTGAGCCCATGAGCTCCTCTCCGGCCCTGCTGACCCTGCTCCATGCGTGGCCGGAAGTGCCGGACGCTCCCGGGCCTTCGAACGAAGGCGACGGTGACGCGCTGGTGAAGGCCGCCGTGCGCCACGGACTGGCGGGCTTCGTCGAGCACGCGCTCGCGAAGGCGGACTGGACGCTGACCCCGGACTCCGCCGCGCTGCTCACCCGCGAGGCCCGGCTGAGCGCGGCGCGGGGCATGCGCGTGCGGTCGCTCTTATCGCGGAGCCTGACGGCGCTGGCGGCGCTGGGCCTGACGCCGGTGCTGCTCAAGGGCTACGGGCTGGCGCGCAGGCTCTACCCGGAGCCGCTCCAGCGCGCGACGAACGACGTGGACCTGCTGGTGCCGCGCGCCCGGGTGCTGTGCGCCGTGCACGCGCTGGAGGG harbors:
- a CDS encoding oligosaccharide flippase family protein, which produces MSSRSPPAPDAADAPPLGVSDVKVRAQRSIIALLLRTVGSLGLRVVSSLTLSHLLFPGDYGVFAIVAFTSAMGAFLGDLGLSASLVRQQHEPTQDEITSAFWSHQAFTVFIVGAIVLLAPWLSSTYELGPSGAAMVGTMAIGLFFHSLRVIPVMMLERQLRFPTLARIELIESVAQTAGSILLASMHFGAWSLIGGGLVRGAVGMVLFWAAAGWKPQGTFRWDIVKRLLSFGIWFQLTGIIPAALQGWIPLVVGRMEGKDGVGLVNWATALASVPLAVSSVLTRVAYPAYSRMQEDSAALADYLRTSIRRVSAVLCLAIPFGVIALPPFIPVVFGERWSLASTLVQWFTIEASMLAVQGLLASQQNASGHARERMYVAITGSLLRFGLGVLAVMHWGIVGVGVSATAVTLTELWFTARLVSRRNPHLSRLEFEVMEPFLTVGALLALAVGCSRLAMGQDGLLVQALVAAGLLTALVLAREATRRGLSLLGELRALVQHLRARRAPP
- a CDS encoding glycosyltransferase family 4 protein, whose translation is MDPREEGWPSMDLVGEALVEGLAAFPAEVGVTPVRPSIPHAVRALPRVGSRKAAFNADRLLTRFGLYPARLLRERVGHDAFHVVDHTYAQLIHALPAERTGVFCHDLDAFRSVLEPHREPRPTWFRLMARATLKGLERAAIVFHSTQQVRDELLAHGVVPPERLVWAPYGVSPEYRLDPVPGDASEAVLAPLKGRPYLLHVGSAIRRKRLDVLFDVFAALRARHPDLMLVQQGGELDATQQAQVARLGLKDALLQPPRQERATLAGLYRRARAVLVPSDAEGFGLPVIEALACGVPVVASDLPVLREVGADACTYCPVGDVAAWSETVDALLTGRVPAPSAETRHARAARFTWSAHARTVLDAYLHRLDRPGRV
- a CDS encoding MraY family glycosyltransferase yields the protein MVTFFVAFLVSLLVALVLTWRVRERALAWGWLDQANSSRKVHVRPVPRLGGIGIVGGFFAPLCALFIVDSGVGDQFLAQTSLIVGLFVGGAIIAALGFYDDLKGAGAKLKFSVQFAVALGLYALGFRIEVLANPFGAELTLGLLSLPLTVLWVVGVINALNLIDGLDGLAGGVAFFGVGTHFLLALVRGDVLLCLLMVALAGAILGFLVFNFNPASIFMGDTGSMFLGFVLAAVSIKTSSKSGTAVALLVPVMALGLPIMDTLLAMVRRSLLGRPMFSADKEHIHHRLMSRLLLSHRTTVLVLYALCTLFMLTALGLSFANSIQSALLLSGIGVVIMVLMRKLGYLDVRHMDAVQQTRQRNLELRSLVRSVTAAVRAAGSFQAVWNAVRPLSQGLSLSSLELRLRRPHEGVNAGVVFESQHPDAGAEAALEVRLDVKEEESLLGALRLVWRDGRAAIDRDEELALEVVADAVAERVGQLVALEAAEPERIIALRR
- a CDS encoding glycosyltransferase family protein — encoded protein: MSRAWHLLTGEYPPAPGGVSDHSRSIAHALLKAGETVHVWTPGADGLTDDQGVTVHRWPGLFTPPGLVRLTRELDAMPGPRRLFLQYVPHAFGLKAMNVPFCAWFAARRRDERELFLHEAVYPWSPGAPWKHQVLAGVTRVMLRTLALGVERAYVSIPTWAEHLPEPLRSQARWCPIPSPLPLDVPGDEVCAVRDALGGPTVAHFGTYGGAIAGPLEAVLVPLLQRDERRQALLLGRGSQGWCEALGRKHPALARRLHARDGLAPEAVAVHLRAAELLVQPYPDGVSARRSSAMGGLGLGLPIVTNTGHLSETLWRELRPVALADDASPTALLALAEHLLEHEEERRTLGERAARVYREHFALEHTVAHLLRRGVTA
- a CDS encoding ROK family protein, which encodes MADASAKNGHRAGNGARNGKGRVWGGIDLGGTKIEAVIVDARGDVLGRARHVTPATGGPGEVVKELYGTLGEAAHAVGIEPAKLVGVGVGVPGSVDANNGTLSHTANVAGGWDAPYPLASDLGDLVGGGKVMLGNDVQVAVAAEYKLGAGRGHRSVLGVWWGTGVGGGLVLNGVPWRGQGSAGEIGHMVVKPNGARCGCGRRGCLEAYAGRACMESKARSAARKGEKTILFDIMRDKNRTRLSSSVWASALKQKDPLATRLIERAIDMLGVAIASVINLLDLEAVVIGGGLGSRLGPMYMGHIQDAMHPHLFITERKPVMRIAELGDLSGAIGAALLAGPRM